Within the Hypericibacter adhaerens genome, the region GAGCGCCGCCCCGACGACCAGCACGAACCAGACCGCCCGCATCAGCCGCTGCACCTGCTTCAGCGCCGAGCTTTCGACCGCGGGCGGATCGGCCTGCGGTCCCGTCTCGCCGTCGCCGGCCGCCGCCAGGATGGTCACGCCGTAGAACCGGGCCAGCGGGCGATGGATCAGCCAGGCGATCAGGGGCACCGACAGCAGGATCAGCAGGCTCGCCAGCGCGCGGGGCGCCGTCTGTTCCTGCGCCCGCAGGATGCCGTCCGCGATGACGATCCAGAGGATGGCCAGATAGCCGGTCAGGAGAACCGGCCAGGCATCGACCATCATGTTGCGGCCCTGGTCGAGCGTCAGCCAGTGGCGCAGCCGCTGGGACACCCGGGCGCGATGCCGCCAGGCCGCGGCGATGAGGTAGACGAAGGGAATGAGGCTGAGCGGGAGGGCGAGCGCCACCCGGCTGTCCATGTCGAGCCCCATCGCCCGCAGGATCCGGATCGCGGCCGCGACCGTCACGGTCAGGATCGTGGCGGTCACGAGCAGGCGATGAAGCGCGCGCGCGGCCGCATCGTCCACCGCGAGCAAGCGCATCCCGGCGCTCTGCGTGTCGCAGAAGAAGAGTACGACGCGGCTCACCAGCAGCACGACCGCCACGCTCTTCAGCACGATCATGAGAACCTGCGGTGCCGCCGGATCGACCGGCTCGAAGGCGGCATAGGCGAGTGCGGCGGCCGCGAGGAAGGCCGCGATCTCCACCAGGTCGAGGATCAGCCGGAACACCAGCATGCCGACCGCGACCCGGTCGGCGGCCAGCGCCTGCTCGCGGATGCGCCGGCGCACCGGCATCAGCAGCGCGCGCATCGCCGCCATGCCGACGGCCCCCGCGGCCAGGACGATCACGATGGCGCCGATCCAACGAACGGCCCCGCCCAGCGCCGAACGATCGGCGCCGCGGGAGAAGACCACGGCGAGGCTGTCCGGGAGCGCCGCATAGCTGGCGGGCAGCAATTGCAGCCGCTCGGCATAGATCTTGAGCAGATCGCTCTGGGGTTCCGCAGCGGCGGCCTGCCGCGCCGCCATCTCCCCCAGCAGGCGCTTGCGCAGCGCCTCCCGCAGCGTCTTGTCGCTCGTCACCCCCAGCACCGCGTCGAGCTGCGCCTCGGTCATGCCGTTGGGGAAGGCGGCCAGCACGCTGTCGAGATCGGGCGGCGGCGGTGCCGCGGCCGGGGGCGACTTGGCCTCGGCGAGGCCGGTCAGGCCCAGAAGCAGCAGGGCTGCGAGCAGAAGCCGCCCGGCCCGCGGGAGACGGAGCAAAGGGAGCATCCGCCGCCGCATCGTCATGGCTGCGTGCCTTGCTCGGTCGCCTGCTGCTTCGCCGCCTCGATGGCGAGCCTCTGATCCTCGATGCGCTTGTAGGCGACGAAATACTTGAAGATGTTGCTGACGTAATTGACCGTCTCCTGGCCCACGCTGCGGGCCACCATCACCTCGACATTGTTGAACCACTTGTTGGGGTCGAGCCCCTGCTCGGCGGCCTTCTTGCGCAGGCGGTCGAGGCGGTTGGGCCCGCAATTGTAGCCGGCGAAAGCGAAGAGATGCCGGTTGACCTCGTTGATGGCGGGATCGTTGAAATACTCGTCCACCATGAAGCGCATGTATTTGATGCCGGCCTCGATGTTCCGGTCGGCCACGGTGATGTTCGGGATGTTGATCGGATTGCCGGCGGCCGTCGTCGGCAGAACCTGCATGATGCCGAGCGCGCCCGACGGATTCTTGGCGCTCTGGTCGAGCCGGGATTCCTGATAGCCCTGGGCGATCATCA harbors:
- a CDS encoding mechanosensitive ion channel family protein; translated protein: MLRLPRAGRLLLAALLLLGLTGLAEAKSPPAAAPPPPDLDSVLAAFPNGMTEAQLDAVLGVTSDKTLREALRKRLLGEMAARQAAAAEPQSDLLKIYAERLQLLPASYAALPDSLAVVFSRGADRSALGGAVRWIGAIVIVLAAGAVGMAAMRALLMPVRRRIREQALAADRVAVGMLVFRLILDLVEIAAFLAAAALAYAAFEPVDPAAPQVLMIVLKSVAVVLLVSRVVLFFCDTQSAGMRLLAVDDAAARALHRLLVTATILTVTVAAAIRILRAMGLDMDSRVALALPLSLIPFVYLIAAAWRHRARVSQRLRHWLTLDQGRNMMVDAWPVLLTGYLAILWIVIADGILRAQEQTAPRALASLLILLSVPLIAWLIHRPLARFYGVTILAAAGDGETGPQADPPAVESSALKQVQRLMRAVWFVLVVGAALLTFHIWDFDPSAQLGIGSYAVRILFDIGVVLLLGYVGWALIVRSIDRAMENAKAGGVTTKAQRLATLLPLLRKFLLVTLVFMVAMIVLASMGVEIGPLLAGAGVVGIAIGLGAQQTIADILAGIFFLLEDSFRIGDYVEVGSLKGQVESISLRSMKLRHQRGQVHTLPFGQMKSLTNYTRDWALIRLEFRVTPETDLDLVKKLVKKIGKELQDDPALGPGFIEPLKSQGIRNVEDGAIVIGIKYIAKPGTQFLIRKAAYEKLIDAFRENGIELVGRGVVVRVESDAKIPAEAIGAAAAEALQKQGEHG